Proteins encoded together in one candidate division WOR-3 bacterium window:
- a CDS encoding N-acetyltransferase, whose amino-acid sequence MSGITIRPVKTDAELDKFVRLPFELYKNDPYWVPPLINDVKQTLTPGKNPFWSHAQRQLFLAERAGRTVGRVAAIIDFNYNQYHQTKIGFFGFFECENNQATADALFATVRNYLSGAGMKLIYGPANPSLNDEAGLLIEPFDGMPYIKMSYNPPYYPVLIENCGFTKVKDLYAYSVPLDQPIPEKLQRVLNALKNKPGLLVRPVNLNDLKTDLKHIKEIYNDSWSQNWDFAPMTDEEIDDLARQLKPIIQPAICPLVFYQDEPAGMCIALPDYNQVLKRLNGKLFPIGWLKFLWYKNRVTRARLWALGVKRKFHTLGFDSLLYYESFIGAKKLGYTEGEVSWILEDNFAIIRPIQMWGGKLYRTYRVYQLPL is encoded by the coding sequence TTGAGCGGTATTACCATCCGTCCGGTAAAAACCGATGCCGAACTTGACAAGTTCGTCCGCCTGCCATTTGAACTGTACAAAAATGACCCCTACTGGGTACCACCCCTGATCAACGATGTTAAACAAACCCTTACCCCGGGCAAAAACCCCTTCTGGTCCCATGCCCAGCGCCAGCTGTTTCTTGCCGAAAGAGCAGGCAGGACGGTGGGCAGGGTGGCGGCGATAATTGACTTTAATTACAACCAGTACCACCAAACTAAAATCGGATTTTTTGGCTTTTTTGAATGCGAGAACAACCAGGCAACCGCTGACGCACTGTTCGCCACGGTCCGGAATTATCTGTCCGGTGCGGGAATGAAACTGATTTACGGACCGGCAAACCCCAGCCTGAACGACGAAGCCGGGCTCTTAATCGAACCGTTTGACGGTATGCCTTATATCAAAATGAGTTACAACCCACCATACTATCCTGTCCTGATTGAAAACTGTGGCTTTACCAAGGTCAAAGACCTCTATGCCTACTCGGTTCCGCTTGACCAGCCGATTCCTGAAAAGCTCCAGCGGGTATTAAATGCGCTCAAAAACAAACCCGGGCTATTGGTTCGTCCGGTAAATCTCAATGACTTAAAAACGGATCTAAAACATATCAAAGAAATATACAACGACTCCTGGTCCCAGAACTGGGACTTTGCGCCGATGACCGATGAAGAGATTGACGACCTCGCCCGTCAGTTAAAACCTATCATCCAGCCCGCAATCTGCCCTTTGGTCTTTTATCAAGACGAACCTGCAGGAATGTGTATCGCCCTGCCTGACTACAATCAGGTGCTCAAACGATTAAACGGCAAACTGTTTCCTATCGGCTGGCTCAAATTCCTTTGGTATAAGAACCGTGTCACCCGGGCACGACTCTGGGCACTGGGCGTCAAACGCAAATTCCACACCCTTGGTTTCGACTCCCTGCTCTATTACGAATCGTTCATCGGTGCCAAAAAACTTGGCTACACCGAAGGTGAAGTATCCTGGATTCTTGAAGACAACTTTGCCATTATCCGCCCCATCCAAATGTGGGGTGGAAAACTCTACCGCACCTACCGGGTTTATCAACTACCCCTTTAA
- a CDS encoding pyridoxal phosphate-dependent aminotransferase family protein: MDLFAKCNEYYPVVDRAKRAGYYPYFIPLNSEPDRRVVINGKELIMLGSNNYLGLTTDPRVKEAAIAAIKKYGTGCTGSRFLNGTLDLHVQLESELAEFYKKEDCIVFSTGYQTNLGVVSALVRRGDIAITDKLDHASIVDGCQMSYGSVKRFAHNDPDSLELVLDSCPKDAGKLVIVDGIFSMEGDIAPLDKIVPLVKKFHCRLMVDDAHSVGVLGETGRGTAEHFGVEDDVDLIMGTFSKSFATIGGYVVGAHKVITFIRHQARPLIFSAAIPPTAVATVLAALKIIKSEPERRKQLWRNARRAIEGLRTMGYNLGTTATPIVPIHIGDDMKTLNFWRALFDAGIFANPVLPPAVPPNRSLIRTSYMATHTDEDIDQALEIFERVGKKSGLIP, translated from the coding sequence ATGGACTTATTTGCCAAATGTAATGAATATTACCCTGTTGTTGACCGGGCGAAGCGAGCCGGCTATTACCCCTACTTTATCCCCCTGAACTCCGAACCAGACCGCCGGGTGGTAATCAACGGCAAAGAGTTGATAATGCTCGGCTCCAACAACTACCTTGGCCTTACGACCGACCCGCGCGTTAAAGAAGCGGCGATTGCTGCCATCAAGAAGTACGGCACCGGTTGTACCGGCTCCCGATTCTTGAATGGAACACTTGACCTTCATGTGCAACTGGAATCGGAACTGGCAGAATTTTACAAAAAAGAGGACTGCATCGTCTTTTCTACCGGTTATCAGACCAACCTTGGTGTTGTCTCCGCTTTGGTCCGGCGCGGCGATATCGCCATCACCGACAAACTCGACCACGCCTCAATCGTTGACGGGTGTCAGATGTCCTACGGCTCGGTCAAAAGATTTGCCCACAACGACCCGGATTCGCTGGAACTGGTGTTGGATAGTTGCCCCAAGGATGCGGGCAAACTGGTAATTGTTGATGGCATCTTCTCAATGGAAGGCGACATCGCACCACTGGATAAAATCGTCCCTCTGGTAAAAAAGTTCCACTGCCGGCTGATGGTTGACGACGCCCATTCCGTTGGTGTTCTGGGAGAAACCGGCCGCGGCACCGCCGAACACTTTGGGGTTGAGGATGATGTTGACCTGATTATGGGGACATTCTCCAAATCGTTTGCCACCATTGGCGGTTATGTCGTTGGTGCGCACAAGGTAATCACCTTCATCCGCCATCAGGCAAGGCCCTTAATCTTCTCCGCCGCAATTCCCCCAACCGCTGTCGCAACGGTCCTTGCCGCCCTGAAAATTATCAAATCCGAGCCGGAGCGGCGCAAACAACTCTGGCGCAACGCCCGGCGCGCGATTGAAGGGCTCCGAACGATGGGTTACAACCTCGGCACAACCGCAACCCCAATTGTACCCATCCATATCGGCGACGATATGAAAACCCTTAATTTCTGGCGTGCCCTGTTCGACGCCGGTATCTTTGCCAACCCGGTGCTACCCCCTGCGGTGCCGCCCAATCGCTCCCTGATTCGCACCAGTTATATGGCAACCCACACCGACGAAGACATCGACCAGGCGCTGGAAATTTTTGAAAGGGTTGGGAAAAAATCGGGCTTGATACCTTGA
- a CDS encoding helix-hairpin-helix domain-containing protein, with product MHIFLTLTLLLPMLWGRSDKAQFQVVRVIWTSDLHSVVLPTPDFAAAGLPRRHLGGWHGLMRLIKEVRQPGSLLLDNGDFGFGSPEGDSSQGRLAVWLMNRLGYDGAVLGARDFTGGLQNLELLARYATFPILCDPMLDVLLNRSSPLFRPYFVKEVNGVRIGIIGLTDPEITIYNRKTDVAGLVIDEPIKQVARYLPAVQAESVELVVVLGHIDAGVARQIVESVPGIDLIICRGETDKVESQLPKSGQGVVVVAGVYGQRVGVVDILFHKTERRVYAIEAQVMNVEPDLEKDSAVEQAVLSGMDCVVVENEEELFPNGAGKAKLGLLVAEAVRQITGADLVVLPFWVIEQGLEKGKLSRRQLYNAVPYKERLRMVSLPESLLAVVLTPIEIDPGFPAPFVAGADLFVRGDTLNAARIGDVVQFRLRDRRKGVYRVATTETWLERTGLKEKGRVFPENLTAVWLRFAEQAGRLNPVLGPKLYAATPKQALKTRSSGLIDINSATVEMLCELPGIGPKTAQRIVEYREQYGKFKSVEEIMNVRGIGPKKYEQIKDLITVR from the coding sequence ATGCACATTTTCTTAACCCTGACCCTGCTTTTACCAATGCTTTGGGGCAGGTCAGACAAAGCCCAGTTTCAGGTGGTTCGGGTCATATGGACTTCGGACCTGCATAGTGTAGTTTTGCCCACGCCCGATTTCGCGGCGGCGGGTTTGCCCCGAAGGCATTTGGGCGGCTGGCACGGACTGATGCGGTTAATTAAAGAAGTGCGGCAACCGGGGAGTTTGCTCCTGGACAATGGCGATTTTGGATTTGGTTCACCGGAAGGCGACAGTTCACAGGGTAGGCTGGCGGTATGGCTGATGAACCGTCTGGGTTACGATGGTGCGGTTCTGGGCGCCCGGGACTTTACCGGCGGACTACAAAACCTTGAACTTCTTGCCCGTTATGCAACTTTTCCGATTCTTTGCGACCCGATGCTCGATGTGCTCCTCAACCGTTCATCACCCCTTTTCCGTCCTTATTTCGTAAAAGAGGTCAATGGGGTCAGGATTGGCATAATCGGGCTTACCGACCCGGAAATTACCATTTACAACCGGAAAACGGATGTTGCGGGCCTGGTGATTGACGAGCCGATTAAGCAGGTGGCGCGCTATCTGCCTGCGGTCCAGGCAGAGTCGGTAGAACTGGTCGTGGTGCTGGGGCATATCGATGCTGGCGTTGCGCGCCAGATTGTCGAATCAGTGCCCGGCATCGATTTGATTATCTGCCGCGGCGAGACGGACAAGGTTGAAAGTCAGTTACCGAAGAGCGGTCAGGGTGTAGTGGTTGTTGCCGGGGTTTACGGGCAAAGGGTTGGTGTCGTTGACATCCTGTTTCACAAGACCGAGCGCCGGGTTTATGCCATAGAGGCACAGGTGATGAATGTTGAACCGGATTTAGAGAAAGATTCAGCGGTTGAACAGGCGGTTCTGTCCGGAATGGACTGTGTTGTTGTTGAGAACGAGGAGGAGTTATTTCCGAATGGAGCGGGCAAGGCAAAACTCGGGCTACTGGTTGCCGAGGCGGTGCGTCAGATTACCGGGGCAGACCTGGTGGTCCTGCCTTTCTGGGTGATTGAACAGGGGCTGGAAAAGGGTAAGTTGAGCCGACGCCAGCTTTACAATGCGGTGCCTTACAAGGAGCGGCTGCGGATGGTGAGTTTGCCCGAAAGTTTGCTGGCGGTAGTTCTCACTCCAATAGAAATTGACCCCGGTTTTCCTGCGCCGTTTGTTGCCGGTGCGGACCTGTTTGTGCGGGGTGATACATTGAATGCTGCCCGAATCGGGGATGTGGTTCAATTTCGACTCCGGGACCGGCGCAAAGGTGTTTACCGGGTGGCGACCACTGAAACCTGGCTGGAGCGCACCGGTTTAAAAGAAAAGGGCAGGGTTTTTCCCGAAAATCTGACCGCGGTCTGGCTCAGGTTTGCCGAGCAAGCGGGCCGGTTAAATCCGGTTTTAGGACCAAAACTTTATGCCGCGACGCCGAAACAGGCGTTGAAGACAAGAAGTAGTGGTTTAATTGACATCAACAGCGCAACGGTTGAGATGCTGTGTGAGTTGCCCGGCATCGGTCCCAAAACCGCCCAGCGTATCGTTGAGTATCGGGAGCAGTACGGCAAGTTTAAGTCGGTGGAAGAGATAATGAATGTCCGGGGTATCGGTCCGAAGAAGTACGAACAGATTAAAGATTTGATTACCGTCCGTTAA